In Schistocerca americana isolate TAMUIC-IGC-003095 chromosome 7, iqSchAmer2.1, whole genome shotgun sequence, a single genomic region encodes these proteins:
- the LOC124622297 gene encoding uncharacterized protein LOC124622297 produces MFLGLLLLLPLVAEGSILGNLFCSLPDASTESLNITTANKTWYVNYQYAALPGMSALTGCILVTQLPGDSDNQITIYERPSKLSSLAFSGTATYDGNRMNVEVDGPLGLLLSVPHNVVWSEEDIFIEHFCVAGTEMANILTTYENPSNEVIERIWKIVEDHSEVDRKKFSKVDC; encoded by the exons ATGTTCCTGGGATTATTGCTGCTGCTGCCTTTGGTGGCTGAGGGCTCGATCCTCGGTAATCTCTTCTGCTCGCTTCCTGATGCCTCCACAGAGAGCCTCAATATCACCACC GCGAACAAGACATGGTACGTGAACTACCAGTACGCCGCCCTCCCCGGAATGTCTGCACTGACTGGGTGCATTCTCGTCACACAGTTGCCAGGAGACAGCGACAACCAGATCACCATCTACGAGAGACCAAGCAAGCTGTCCTC ACTCGCATTTAGTGGTACAGCTACTTATGATGGAAACCGAATGAACGTCGAAGTTGATGGCCCAT TGGGGCTTCTGCTTAGCGTGCCACACAACGTTGTTTGGTCTGAAGAGGATATCTTCATTGAACATTTCTGTGTAGCCGGCACAG AGATGGCCAACATCTTGACAACTTATGAAAACCCGAGCAACGAAGTAATCGAGCGCATATGGAAAATCGTTGAAGATCATTCTGAAGTAGACAGAAAAAAGTTTTCCAAGGTCGACTGCTAA